In Sphingomonas sp. PAMC26645, one DNA window encodes the following:
- a CDS encoding TonB-dependent receptor: protein MKSNLSTRVRGRVLAHVLLTGCALTSLTATSAYARPDAATPVGAPRALGSITGTVSQAGSGDYLDGASVSIPTLELSTVVDRTGRFSLVGVPAGTHELVIRYVGFPDAHRTVTVADAAVTLDVAMTTEVGANPGEGDEIVVSGSRPIAESEAAALQIQRTSPSLVSVIASDSIGRLPDQNIAQAVSRLPGVGVQRDQGQARYITLRGAPINWTTLSIDGINVVSPEGRDARFDSIPSAIASQIIVRKAVTPDMTGETIAGNVDIITRSAFDYPGMKVQAKGGVGHVELGKKTEYEGSLVISDRIDTGIGEFGIVSSASLYRRGMVTDNFETDFEAVDRDRRPGFETRNWARETENKLYRLTRKNYSLSTRLDWRPAPGHKLFAESIYSAFQDDEQRNNYIFDLDDQQSRTPNGTAACTVNARPATGTTGYADVCTGNTPLLGTVYGIDLNSNFTVRKYKQSVFTNTIGGDHELGAWNVKWRGNFTRSIDDRSQPAQLNYDSPSFGTNGANAANRLTVGYDLTDPQLAKVQLFRTIRNPDGTFSRGAQVTAIEDFPRTLARLRSLKAQDVTEAYTAKLDISREASVFGAQTVFAAGLRYDDRTKTANEYLLELSTPAQFAAAGIPTGYAAIAKPGGFQGEIPLGYTFQYFDRDKILALVDQAKAVSPFVSTDANFYDVGEKVYSAYAMATTTTNWGSVIGGARVEHIRNDARAFSSLGLIDVKSSQTLVYPSLHVNWDVNDRMKARLSFNTGAARPDYDQLRPNLSINDANATISGGNPDAKPEKAKGVDLYVEYYTMPRGFLSIGAYYKDVTDVLFDSTRTYGQTNLNAAGVDRSGYVYSTIINGGKGYIMGIEGAIQQQLDPFTADLGLPDWMGGFGVQLNATINKSRADTPATGAIPSRKVRLPGASDAIYNLIAYYEKYGFSARVSYQNRSAWLDAIGAEDTIGGVVRGVDGGDFYWAKDNELDASVRYAINGNVEIYGDFANLLNGPGRRYVGSSAYTIEHETFGRRCTGGVRVTF, encoded by the coding sequence ATGAAATCGAACCTGTCGACCCGCGTCCGCGGTCGCGTCCTCGCGCATGTGCTGCTCACCGGCTGCGCGCTGACTTCGCTGACCGCGACCAGCGCCTATGCGCGTCCCGACGCCGCGACCCCGGTCGGCGCGCCGCGTGCGCTCGGGAGCATCACCGGTACCGTGTCGCAGGCAGGCAGCGGCGACTATCTCGACGGTGCATCGGTCTCGATCCCGACGCTCGAACTGTCGACCGTGGTCGATCGCACCGGGCGGTTCTCGCTGGTCGGTGTCCCCGCCGGCACGCACGAACTGGTGATCCGCTATGTCGGCTTCCCCGACGCGCATCGGACCGTGACGGTCGCCGATGCCGCCGTGACGCTGGATGTTGCGATGACCACCGAAGTCGGCGCGAATCCGGGCGAGGGCGACGAGATCGTCGTCTCCGGTTCGCGCCCGATCGCGGAGTCCGAAGCCGCCGCGCTTCAGATCCAGCGAACCAGCCCCTCGCTCGTCTCGGTCATCGCCTCCGATTCGATCGGTCGCCTGCCCGATCAGAATATCGCGCAGGCGGTCAGCCGCCTCCCCGGCGTCGGCGTCCAGCGCGACCAGGGCCAGGCGCGCTACATCACGCTGCGCGGCGCACCGATCAACTGGACCACGCTGTCGATCGACGGCATCAACGTCGTCAGCCCCGAAGGTCGCGACGCACGCTTCGATTCGATCCCGTCGGCGATCGCCTCGCAGATCATCGTGCGCAAGGCCGTCACCCCCGACATGACCGGCGAGACGATCGCGGGCAACGTCGACATCATCACCCGTTCGGCATTCGATTATCCGGGCATGAAGGTGCAGGCCAAGGGCGGCGTCGGCCATGTCGAACTCGGCAAGAAGACCGAATATGAGGGTTCGCTCGTCATCTCCGACCGGATCGACACCGGCATCGGCGAGTTCGGCATCGTCTCGTCCGCCAGCCTGTATCGCCGCGGCATGGTCACAGACAATTTCGAGACGGATTTCGAAGCGGTCGACCGCGATCGCCGCCCCGGTTTCGAGACGCGCAACTGGGCTCGCGAGACCGAGAACAAGCTGTATCGCCTGACGCGTAAAAACTACTCGCTGTCGACCCGGCTCGACTGGCGCCCGGCGCCCGGCCACAAGCTGTTCGCGGAATCGATCTACTCGGCGTTCCAGGACGACGAACAGCGTAACAACTACATCTTCGACCTCGACGACCAGCAGTCGCGCACGCCCAACGGCACCGCCGCCTGCACCGTCAACGCACGACCCGCGACGGGCACGACCGGCTATGCCGACGTCTGCACCGGCAACACGCCGCTGCTCGGCACGGTCTACGGAATCGATCTCAACTCGAACTTTACGGTACGCAAATACAAGCAGTCGGTGTTCACCAACACGATCGGCGGCGATCACGAATTGGGCGCCTGGAACGTGAAATGGCGCGGTAATTTCACGCGTTCGATCGACGACCGGTCGCAGCCTGCACAGCTGAACTATGACAGCCCGTCGTTCGGCACCAACGGCGCGAACGCCGCCAACCGCCTGACGGTAGGTTATGACCTGACCGACCCACAGCTCGCCAAGGTCCAGCTGTTCCGCACGATCCGCAACCCCGACGGCACCTTCTCGCGCGGCGCGCAGGTCACGGCGATCGAAGACTTCCCGCGCACCCTCGCACGCCTGCGGTCGCTGAAGGCGCAGGACGTGACCGAAGCCTATACCGCCAAGCTCGACATCAGCCGCGAAGCCTCGGTGTTCGGCGCGCAGACGGTGTTCGCGGCCGGTCTCCGCTACGACGATCGTACCAAGACCGCGAACGAGTATCTGCTCGAGCTGAGCACGCCGGCCCAGTTCGCCGCGGCCGGCATTCCAACCGGGTACGCGGCAATCGCCAAGCCGGGCGGGTTCCAGGGCGAGATCCCGCTCGGCTATACCTTCCAGTATTTCGATCGGGACAAGATCCTGGCGCTGGTCGATCAAGCCAAGGCGGTCAGCCCGTTCGTGTCCACCGACGCCAATTTCTACGATGTCGGCGAGAAGGTCTATTCCGCTTACGCGATGGCGACGACCACCACCAACTGGGGCAGCGTCATCGGTGGCGCGCGCGTCGAGCATATCCGCAACGACGCTCGTGCGTTCTCGTCGCTCGGCCTGATCGACGTGAAATCGAGTCAGACTTTGGTCTACCCCAGCCTCCACGTGAACTGGGACGTCAATGATCGGATGAAGGCGCGGCTGTCGTTCAACACCGGCGCCGCACGTCCCGACTACGATCAGTTGCGCCCCAATCTCAGCATCAACGACGCGAACGCGACCATCTCCGGCGGTAACCCCGACGCGAAGCCCGAAAAGGCCAAGGGCGTCGATCTCTATGTCGAATATTACACGATGCCGCGCGGCTTCCTGTCGATCGGCGCGTACTACAAGGACGTCACCGATGTCCTGTTCGACTCGACCCGGACCTACGGCCAGACCAACCTGAACGCTGCCGGCGTCGATCGGTCGGGCTATGTCTACTCGACCATCATCAACGGCGGCAAAGGCTATATCATGGGGATCGAGGGCGCGATCCAGCAGCAGCTCGACCCCTTCACCGCCGATCTCGGCCTGCCAGACTGGATGGGCGGCTTCGGCGTCCAGCTCAACGCGACGATCAACAAGAGCCGCGCCGATACGCCGGCAACCGGCGCGATCCCTTCGCGGAAAGTTCGCCTGCCCGGCGCATCGGATGCGATCTACAATCTGATCGCCTATTATGAGAAATACGGCTTCTCGGCCCGCGTTTCCTATCAGAACCGGTCGGCGTGGCTCGATGCGATCGGCGCGGAGGACACGATCGGTGGCGTCGTCCGCGGAGTCGATGGCGGCGATTTCTACTGGGCCAAGGACAACGAACTCGACGCGTCCGTCCGCTACGCGATCAACGGCAATGTCGAGATCTACGGCGATTTCGCCAACCTGCTGAACGGTCCGGGCCGTCGCTATGTCGGATCTTCGGCCTACACGATCGAGCACGAGACGTTCGGCCGGCGTTGCACCGGCGGCGTGCGGGTGACGTTCTGA
- a CDS encoding phytase: MLPFIAVLLAGCATTSTPMAVEAPTVAATAETDPVDTAADAADDPAIWRNASDPAKSLVIGTDKKAGIHVYSLTGKRLSFTPAARLNNVDLRDLGTRVIAAASDRADIATAHVSLFTLDTAAAKLIPLDRFPVGPGEAYGMCLWTRARDHALFGFVVLKDGRIDQVAIDLSGASPKVTTVRSMKLGTQSEGCVVDDRTGQLYVAEEDVGLWRFDADPSAPVTATAIAKVDGKTLVADAEGLALAPSGRNGGYLVVSSQGDNAYTLYRLPGVTYAGRFRIGGGAIDGTSDTDGIELMLGNFGPAYPQGLFVAQDGDNAPATQNFKYVSWAGVKRALKLR, from the coding sequence ATGCTGCCCTTCATCGCGGTGTTGCTGGCGGGATGCGCGACGACCTCGACTCCGATGGCGGTCGAGGCGCCGACAGTCGCGGCGACCGCCGAGACCGACCCGGTCGACACCGCCGCCGATGCCGCGGACGATCCCGCGATCTGGCGCAACGCGAGCGATCCGGCGAAGAGCCTCGTCATCGGCACCGACAAGAAAGCCGGCATCCACGTCTACAGCCTGACCGGCAAGCGCCTCAGCTTCACCCCCGCCGCGCGGCTCAACAACGTCGACCTGCGCGATCTCGGGACGCGCGTGATCGCCGCGGCCAGCGACCGGGCTGACATCGCCACCGCGCACGTCTCGCTGTTCACGCTCGACACGGCGGCGGCGAAGCTCATCCCGCTCGACCGCTTTCCGGTAGGTCCGGGCGAGGCCTACGGCATGTGCCTCTGGACCCGCGCGCGCGACCACGCGCTGTTCGGCTTCGTCGTGCTCAAGGACGGCCGCATCGACCAGGTCGCGATCGACCTGTCCGGCGCATCGCCCAAGGTCACGACGGTCCGCTCGATGAAACTCGGCACCCAGTCCGAAGGCTGCGTCGTCGACGATCGCACCGGGCAGCTCTACGTCGCCGAGGAGGACGTCGGTCTCTGGCGGTTCGATGCCGACCCATCCGCGCCGGTCACGGCAACCGCGATCGCCAAGGTCGACGGCAAGACGCTGGTCGCCGACGCGGAGGGTCTCGCGCTCGCCCCGTCGGGCAGGAACGGCGGCTATCTCGTCGTTTCGAGCCAGGGCGACAACGCCTACACGCTCTACCGTCTGCCGGGCGTCACCTATGCCGGGCGTTTCCGCATCGGCGGAGGCGCAATCGACGGCACTAGCGATACCGACGGGATCGAACTGATGCTCGGCAACTTCGGCCCCGCCTACCCCCAGGGCCTGTTCGTCGCACAGGACGGCGACAACGCCCCGGCCACGCAGAACTTCAAATACGTCAGCTGGGCCGGCGTGAAGCGCGCACTGAAACTGCGCTGA
- a CDS encoding AarF/ABC1/UbiB kinase family protein → MTEDSGNSAGRAIPSGRLARLGVFGKLAGGVAGGVVAEGARRLANGERPKIGDLLLTPANATRVADQLSHLRGAAMKLGQMISMDAGDMLPPELATILARLRNNANHMPPQQLDRVLAAEWGKDWRRKFAHFQAHPVAAASIGQVHRARLPNGTELAIKVQYPGVKESIDADVDNVATLLRVSGMLPKSLDIAPLLDEAKKQLHEEADYLREAQMLARYGELLAEQTQFVVPALYSELTTPRVLAMSFVTGVPVETLETAPQDVRDQVMHDLISLVLRELFDWRLMQTDPNFANYRWQPETEKLVLLDFGAARPLPAETGEGYRRLLTAALAGDRDAVREAAIAAGFLGEAAVLQHRALIDRMVDVILAELAKPGPFDFGDRAFVGVLREQGTEIARDRDTWHLPPIDTLFVQRKISGTALLAARLKARVDIRTMVAAYCDGAPS, encoded by the coding sequence GTGACCGAAGACAGCGGCAACAGCGCCGGACGCGCGATCCCAAGCGGCCGCCTCGCCCGTCTCGGCGTCTTCGGCAAGCTCGCTGGCGGCGTTGCCGGTGGAGTCGTCGCAGAAGGCGCCCGCCGCCTCGCCAACGGAGAGCGCCCCAAGATCGGCGACCTCCTCCTGACCCCCGCCAACGCCACGCGCGTCGCCGACCAGCTCTCGCACCTCCGCGGCGCCGCGATGAAGCTGGGGCAAATGATCTCGATGGACGCGGGCGACATGCTCCCGCCCGAACTCGCCACCATCCTCGCGCGCCTGCGCAACAACGCGAACCACATGCCCCCGCAGCAGCTCGACCGCGTGCTTGCTGCCGAATGGGGCAAGGACTGGCGCCGCAAATTCGCACATTTCCAGGCGCACCCCGTCGCCGCCGCCTCGATCGGCCAGGTCCACCGCGCGCGCCTGCCCAATGGAACAGAGCTGGCGATCAAGGTCCAGTATCCCGGCGTGAAGGAGAGCATCGACGCAGACGTCGACAACGTCGCGACGCTGCTGCGCGTGTCGGGCATGCTCCCCAAGTCGCTCGACATCGCGCCGTTGCTCGACGAGGCGAAGAAGCAGCTTCACGAGGAGGCCGATTACCTACGCGAGGCGCAGATGCTCGCGCGCTACGGCGAACTGCTCGCGGAGCAGACGCAGTTCGTCGTGCCCGCGCTCTATTCCGAGCTGACCACGCCCCGCGTTCTTGCGATGAGCTTCGTCACCGGCGTGCCCGTCGAGACGCTGGAGACCGCGCCACAGGACGTTCGCGACCAGGTGATGCACGACCTGATCTCGCTCGTGCTGCGCGAACTGTTCGACTGGCGGCTGATGCAGACCGATCCGAACTTCGCCAACTACCGCTGGCAGCCCGAGACGGAAAAGCTCGTCCTGCTCGATTTCGGCGCCGCCCGCCCCCTCCCTGCCGAAACCGGCGAAGGCTATCGCCGCCTGCTCACCGCTGCCCTCGCCGGCGACCGTGACGCGGTACGCGAAGCCGCAATCGCCGCCGGGTTCCTCGGCGAGGCGGCCGTTCTCCAGCACCGTGCACTGATCGATCGGATGGTCGATGTCATCCTCGCCGAACTTGCCAAACCCGGCCCGTTCGACTTCGGCGACCGCGCGTTCGTCGGCGTGCTGCGCGAACAGGGTACCGAGATCGCGCGCGACCGCGATACCTGGCACCTGCCGCCGATCGACACGCTGTTCGTCCAACGCAAGATCAGCGGCACCGCCCTGCTCGCCGCTCGCCTCAAGGCGCGGGTCGACATTCGCACGATGGTCGCGGCCTATTGCGACGGCGCGCCGTCGTAA
- the glnA gene encoding type I glutamate--ammonia ligase: MANSASDVLNMIKDQEIEWVDLRFTDPKGKWQHLTMVASLIGEDELTDGLMFDGSSIEGWKAINESDMTLKPDLDAVYVDPFSATPMMILICDISDPSTGELYARDPRSTAKRAEAYLLTTGVGDTVYVGPEAEFFMFDDVRFENSYSTSYYKIDDIELPGNSGREYEGGNLGHRPRAKGGYFPVAPVDSAVDIRGEMVSTMIEMGLPCDKHHHEVAAAQHELGLTFGTLTQTADRMQIYKYVVHQVAHAYGKTATFMPKPIKEDNGSGMHTHFSIWEGKTPLFAGNGYAGLSDMCLYFIGGIIKHAKAVNAFTNPSTNSYKRLVPGYEAPVLLAYSARNRSASCRIPYGTGPKAKRVEVRFPDALANPYLAYAALMMAGMDGILNKIHPGEAMDKNLYDLPPAELAQVPTVAGSLREALECLLADHDFLLKGDVFSKDQIESYVEIKYAEVARWEMTPSPVEYDMYYSG, encoded by the coding sequence ATGGCGAATTCGGCCTCCGACGTTCTCAATATGATCAAGGACCAGGAGATCGAGTGGGTCGATCTGCGGTTCACCGATCCCAAGGGCAAGTGGCAGCATCTGACGATGGTCGCGAGCCTGATCGGCGAAGACGAGCTGACCGACGGCCTGATGTTCGACGGCTCGTCGATCGAAGGCTGGAAGGCGATCAACGAGAGCGACATGACGCTCAAGCCCGATCTCGACGCGGTCTATGTCGATCCGTTCTCGGCGACGCCGATGATGATCCTGATCTGCGACATCAGCGATCCGTCGACCGGCGAGCTGTACGCCCGCGATCCGCGCTCGACCGCCAAGCGCGCCGAGGCGTATCTGCTGACCACCGGCGTCGGCGACACCGTGTATGTCGGCCCCGAAGCCGAATTCTTCATGTTCGACGACGTCCGCTTCGAGAACAGCTATTCGACCAGCTACTACAAGATCGACGACATCGAGCTGCCGGGCAATTCGGGTCGCGAGTACGAGGGCGGCAACCTCGGCCACCGTCCGCGCGCCAAGGGCGGCTACTTCCCGGTCGCACCGGTCGACAGCGCCGTCGATATCCGCGGCGAGATGGTCTCGACGATGATCGAGATGGGCCTGCCCTGCGACAAGCATCACCACGAAGTCGCGGCCGCACAGCATGAGCTGGGCCTGACCTTCGGCACGCTGACGCAGACCGCGGATCGCATGCAGATCTACAAGTATGTCGTCCACCAGGTCGCGCATGCGTACGGCAAGACGGCGACCTTCATGCCGAAGCCGATCAAGGAGGACAATGGTTCGGGGATGCACACGCACTTCTCGATCTGGGAAGGCAAGACCCCGCTGTTCGCTGGCAACGGCTATGCGGGCCTCAGCGACATGTGCCTGTATTTCATCGGCGGCATCATCAAGCACGCCAAGGCGGTCAACGCGTTCACCAACCCGTCGACCAACAGCTACAAGCGCCTCGTCCCCGGTTACGAAGCACCGGTGCTGCTCGCCTATTCGGCGCGCAACCGCTCGGCATCGTGCCGCATTCCGTACGGCACCGGCCCCAAGGCGAAGCGCGTCGAAGTGCGCTTCCCGGATGCGCTGGCCAACCCGTATCTCGCTTATGCGGCGCTGATGATGGCCGGCATGGACGGCATCCTCAACAAGATCCATCCGGGTGAAGCGATGGACAAGAACCTGTACGACCTGCCGCCGGCAGAGCTCGCGCAGGTCCCGACCGTCGCGGGTTCGCTCCGCGAGGCGCTCGAGTGCCTGCTGGCGGATCACGACTTCCTGCTGAAGGGCGACGTGTTCTCGAAGGATCAGATCGAGAGCTATGTCGAGATCAAGTACGCCGAGGTTGCGCGTTGGGAGATGACGCCTAGCCCGGTCGAGTATGACATGTACTACAGCGGATAA
- a CDS encoding P-II family nitrogen regulator: MKKIEAIIKPFKLDEVKEALHEIGVSGITVTEAKGFGRQKGHTELYRGAEYVVDFLPKVKLEVVVEDGLAQRVVEAIAAAAQTGRIGDGKIFVIPVESALRIRTGERDDDAI; this comes from the coding sequence GTGAAAAAGATCGAAGCCATCATCAAGCCGTTCAAGCTGGATGAGGTGAAGGAAGCGCTACACGAGATCGGCGTGAGCGGCATCACCGTGACCGAGGCTAAGGGTTTCGGCCGGCAGAAGGGCCACACCGAACTGTACCGCGGCGCGGAATATGTCGTCGATTTCCTGCCCAAGGTGAAGCTCGAGGTCGTCGTCGAGGACGGGCTCGCGCAACGCGTCGTCGAGGCGATCGCCGCGGCCGCACAGACCGGCCGGATCGGCGACGGCAAGATCTTCGTCATCCCGGTCGAGAGCGCGCTTCGCATCCGCACCGGCGAGCGCGACGACGACGCAATCTAG
- a CDS encoding arsenate reductase family protein — MKATIYHNPRCSKSREALALLQEAGADVTIVEYLKNPPSRAELVRLYDRAGMTPRQGLRMAEDGAKAVKHGDAEAILDAMMIDPLLIERPLVETDKGVRLGRPIARLHEIL, encoded by the coding sequence GTGAAGGCGACGATCTACCACAACCCGCGTTGCTCCAAGTCCCGCGAGGCGCTTGCCCTGCTGCAGGAGGCCGGGGCGGACGTCACGATCGTCGAATATCTGAAAAACCCACCCTCCCGCGCAGAACTCGTCCGCCTCTACGACCGCGCGGGCATGACACCGCGCCAGGGGCTCCGCATGGCCGAGGATGGCGCCAAGGCGGTCAAGCATGGCGATGCCGAAGCAATCCTGGATGCGATGATGATCGATCCGCTGCTGATCGAGCGCCCGCTGGTCGAGACGGACAAGGGCGTTCGGCTCGGCCGCCCGATCGCGCGGCTGCACGAAATCCTGTGA
- the accC gene encoding acetyl-CoA carboxylase biotin carboxylase subunit has protein sequence MPQIKKLLIANRGEIALRIHRACHEMGIKTVAVHSTADADAMHVRLADEAICIGPPSAADSYLNIPNIISAAEISGADAIHPGYGFLSENAQFAEIVELHNILFVGPKPEHIRTMGDKVQAKRTAGALGLPLVPGSDGAISDIAEAKRIAEDIGYPVIIKAASGGGGRGMKVVNDADDLETQMQQAGSEAKAAFGDATVYMEKYLGNPRHIEFQIFGDGEGNAIHLGERDCSLQRRHQKVLEEAPSPIITAEERERMGGIVAKAMADMGYRGAGTIEFLWEAGEFYFIEMNTRLQVEHPVTEMITGLDLVREQIRVAEGHPLTLRQEDVQFRGHAIECRINAEDPRTFAPSPGLVKVYHAPGGMHVRVDSGLYAGYRVPPYYDSMIAKLIVYGTTRQGALRRLRRALEEMVIEGVTTTIPLHRALLDDPEFQEGAYTIKWLEEWLAKQGA, from the coding sequence ATGCCGCAAATCAAGAAGCTGCTCATTGCGAATCGCGGCGAGATCGCGCTGCGGATTCACCGCGCCTGCCACGAGATGGGTATCAAGACGGTCGCGGTGCACTCGACCGCCGACGCCGACGCGATGCACGTCCGCCTCGCCGACGAGGCGATCTGCATCGGACCGCCGTCCGCCGCGGACAGCTATCTGAACATCCCGAACATCATCTCGGCGGCCGAGATCTCGGGCGCCGACGCGATCCACCCGGGCTACGGCTTCCTCAGCGAGAACGCGCAGTTCGCCGAGATCGTCGAGCTGCACAACATCCTGTTCGTCGGTCCCAAGCCCGAGCACATCCGGACGATGGGCGACAAGGTCCAGGCGAAGCGCACCGCGGGCGCGCTCGGGCTGCCGCTTGTCCCCGGTTCGGACGGCGCGATCAGCGACATCGCCGAGGCGAAGCGGATTGCCGAGGACATCGGCTATCCGGTGATCATCAAGGCAGCGTCGGGCGGCGGTGGTCGCGGGATGAAGGTCGTCAACGACGCCGACGATCTCGAAACGCAGATGCAGCAGGCCGGCAGCGAGGCGAAGGCCGCGTTCGGCGACGCCACCGTCTACATGGAAAAATACCTCGGCAATCCGCGGCATATCGAATTCCAGATCTTCGGCGATGGTGAGGGCAACGCGATTCACCTGGGCGAGCGCGACTGCTCGCTCCAGCGCCGTCACCAGAAGGTGCTCGAGGAAGCGCCCTCGCCGATTATCACCGCGGAAGAGCGCGAGCGGATGGGCGGGATCGTCGCCAAGGCGATGGCCGACATGGGCTATCGCGGCGCGGGGACGATCGAGTTTCTGTGGGAAGCGGGCGAGTTCTACTTCATCGAGATGAACACCCGGCTCCAGGTCGAGCATCCGGTGACCGAGATGATCACCGGGCTGGACCTGGTGCGCGAGCAGATCCGCGTGGCCGAGGGCCATCCGCTGACGCTCCGCCAGGAAGACGTCCAGTTCCGCGGCCATGCGATCGAATGCCGCATCAATGCCGAGGACCCGCGCACGTTCGCGCCGTCGCCGGGGCTGGTGAAGGTATATCACGCGCCGGGCGGGATGCATGTCCGCGTCGATAGCGGGCTGTATGCGGGCTATCGCGTGCCGCCTTACTACGACTCGATGATCGCCAAGTTGATCGTCTACGGGACGACTCGGCAGGGTGCGCTGCGGCGACTGCGGCGTGCGCTCGAGGAGATGGTGATCGAAGGCGTCACGACGACGATCCCGCTGCACCGTGCGCTGCTAGACGATCCCGAGTTTCAGGAAGGCGCGTACACGATCAAGTGGCTGGAAGAGTGGTTGGCCAAGCAGGGGGCTTAA
- the accB gene encoding acetyl-CoA carboxylase biotin carboxyl carrier protein, whose translation MNDTTENTGAMQVDVTLVRQLAELLDTTQLTEIEVEDGSRRIRVARKAAQAAPVAHYAPAPAPAPVSAPLSIPQAEIGASAPAISASAVKSPMVGTVYLAANPEAKPFSTVGQKVNAGDTLLIIEAMKVMNTIVAPSAGTVTAILVENGQPVEFDQPLVVVE comes from the coding sequence ATGAACGATACAACTGAAAACACGGGCGCAATGCAGGTCGACGTGACCCTGGTGCGCCAGCTCGCCGAACTGCTCGACACCACGCAGCTGACCGAGATCGAAGTCGAGGACGGCTCGCGCCGGATTCGCGTCGCGCGCAAGGCCGCCCAGGCCGCACCCGTCGCGCACTACGCGCCGGCGCCCGCCCCGGCCCCCGTCTCCGCACCGCTGTCCATTCCGCAGGCCGAGATCGGCGCATCTGCCCCCGCGATCAGCGCGAGCGCGGTCAAGTCGCCGATGGTCGGCACGGTCTATCTCGCCGCCAACCCCGAGGCCAAGCCGTTCTCGACGGTCGGCCAGAAGGTCAATGCGGGCGACACGCTGCTGATCATCGAGGCGATGAAGGTGATGAACACGATCGTCGCGCCGTCGGCCGGCACCGTGACCGCGATCCTGGTCGAGAACGGCCAGCCGGTCGAGTTCGACCAGCCGCTGGTCGTGGTCGAATAA
- the aroQ gene encoding type II 3-dehydroquinate dehydratase, with translation MPDTIFVLNGPNLNLLGTREPEIYGDETLDDIAGMLEDRARELDLKIDMRQSNHEGHLVDWIQEAQARGAKAVILNAGAFTHTSVAVHDAIKGVKTPVIEVHLSNPHTRESFRHVSLVGQAAKGTIAGFGALSYLLALEAVARF, from the coding sequence TTGCCCGATACGATATTCGTCCTGAACGGCCCCAACCTCAACCTGCTGGGAACGCGCGAGCCGGAAATCTATGGCGACGAGACGCTCGACGACATCGCCGGGATGCTGGAGGACCGCGCGCGCGAGCTCGACCTGAAGATCGACATGCGCCAGTCGAATCACGAGGGCCACCTCGTCGACTGGATCCAGGAAGCGCAGGCGCGCGGTGCTAAGGCCGTGATCCTAAACGCGGGTGCGTTCACGCATACCTCGGTCGCGGTGCACGACGCGATCAAGGGCGTGAAAACGCCGGTGATCGAAGTGCATCTTTCCAATCCCCATACGCGTGAATCGTTCAGGCATGTGAGCCTGGTCGGCCAGGCCGCAAAGGGCACGATCGCGGGTTTCGGCGCGCTTTCGTATCTGCTCGCGCTTGAAGCCGTCGCACGGTTCTGA
- the thiS gene encoding sulfur carrier protein ThiS encodes MPHSDGTVSITVNGEHKRVSAGLSLAGLATELGLVPEKIAVERNMEVVPRSTLADVMVDDGDDLEIVHFVGGGDHEDSWTVAGQTFKSRLIVGTGKYKDFAQNAAAVEASGAEIVTVAVRRVNVSDRNAPMLTDFIDPKKITYLPNTAGCFDAESAIRTLRLAREAGGWELVKLEVLGEAKTLYPDMVETLRATEILANEGFKPMVYCVDDPIATKRLENAGAVAIMPLGAPIGSGLGIQNRVTIRLIVEGAGVPVLVDAGVGTASDAAVAMELGCDGVLMNTAIAEAKDPLMMAAAMKAAVESGRLAYRAGRMGQRRYADPSSPLAGLI; translated from the coding sequence ATGCCCCATTCCGATGGCACCGTCTCGATTACCGTCAACGGCGAGCACAAGCGCGTCTCCGCCGGGCTTTCGCTGGCAGGACTCGCGACCGAACTCGGCCTCGTGCCCGAGAAGATCGCGGTCGAGCGCAACATGGAGGTCGTGCCGCGCTCGACGCTGGCAGACGTGATGGTTGACGATGGCGACGACCTCGAGATCGTGCATTTCGTCGGTGGCGGCGACCATGAGGACAGCTGGACGGTCGCGGGCCAGACCTTCAAGTCGCGGCTGATCGTCGGCACCGGCAAGTACAAGGACTTCGCCCAGAACGCCGCCGCGGTCGAAGCGTCCGGCGCGGAGATCGTCACCGTCGCCGTCCGCCGCGTCAACGTGTCGGACCGCAACGCGCCGATGCTGACCGACTTCATCGACCCGAAGAAGATCACGTACCTGCCCAACACCGCCGGCTGCTTCGATGCCGAATCGGCGATTCGCACGCTGCGCCTGGCGCGCGAGGCGGGCGGCTGGGAGCTGGTGAAGCTCGAAGTGCTCGGCGAGGCGAAGACGCTCTATCCCGACATGGTCGAGACGCTGCGCGCGACCGAGATCCTGGCGAACGAGGGCTTCAAGCCGATGGTCTATTGCGTCGACGATCCGATCGCCACCAAGCGCCTGGAGAATGCTGGCGCGGTCGCGATCATGCCGTTGGGTGCACCGATCGGCTCGGGGCTCGGCATCCAGAACCGCGTGACGATCCGCCTGATCGTCGAGGGGGCAGGGGTGCCCGTGCTGGTCGACGCCGGCGTAGGCACCGCGTCCGATGCGGCGGTGGCGATGGAGCTAGGCTGCGACGGCGTGCTGATGAACACCGCCATCGCCGAGGCGAAGGACCCGCTCATGATGGCGGCGGCGATGAAGGCCGCTGTCGAATCGGGCCGGCTCGCGTACCGCGCGGGGCGGATGGGACAGCGTCGCTATGCCGATCCTTCGAGCCCATTGGCGGGGTTGATTTGA